TGGTAGTTGGAGAGCATGATATGTTGTGTAGAATATTTATACAACAGGTTGTTTGTAGTTGTATGTTCAtttcaccagcaggtggcactgaTTCACACCAATTACAGACATTGGAAGAAATTCCAATTTCAAAAAGGCGTGTTGTGATCGTTGTTGTCTGTCTCACTCTAAGACTCAGATGCCCACAGCACCACCTCCAGTGCCTCGCCCGCACAGTCACCTAGCTACAGCAACCAATCAGACGAGGGCTCAGACATGGAGCTTTCACCTGGCTCAACCTCATCCCTGTCCTTCTCCTTCCTGGACCTCACATACTGGAAAAGGTAAGACAAATGTGTGTCTTCCTGTGAAGCCGTCTTCTGAGGTGTACACCTcagctgttgcagcagctcctgTCCACTGTCTCCTGGGTCACAGATTACCTACCACAGGCCACAGTTTGTCTGGCTGGGTGGTGTCCTGTCTGATGTGGTGATGAGTGGTGTAGGACCCCCACAGGGCACTGTACTTTCTTCATTCCTGTTCACCTTATACACCTCAGACTTAGTGAAGTCatgtgcctgtatattgctgctgtaactgAAATTCCCAGCTTCTGTTCTATTCAATGACATGTATCCTCTCCAAAATGTTGTAGATTCATtttaacagctgtgtgttggatGTTTCAGGCAGAAAGTGTGCTGTGGCATAGTGTACAAAGGACGCTATGGAGAAGTTATCATTGACCCCCACCTGTTCAAGCCCTGCTGTCAGAAGAAACCCAGCCTGCACCAGCcacaggaggagggtgaggggaTGGAGCAAGCAGTAAGCAATGTAACAAGCATGTCACCACACCCCATACCtcaagaagaagaggatgaggatggtAGCATGACGTTGGTATAGTCTTTAGTGACACAGTTCAACACCTAACCCTAACACAAAATGTCCAACACCAAACCTCACTGAatttcctccatgtttttcaagctgctgctgcccttTTAGACGGTTCTGTCCATTTCCCAGGACTGGATCAGCAGACTTTTCAGGGTCTTGGCTTGCTATGAgattatttgtaaatattttatttttactttctgtCTGAAATGCTGCATGGAAATATGAAGACTTCTGGAATTCACCCTTTACTCTAAGGATTTCAATTGTTTTGAGATGTGAATAAGTGGGTGACTGCGACATGAATGTGAGAGCATAAGCCAGCCACACGACCTTATGTCACTAACCAGCAAACTTGTACAACGTAGTTATACCTTTGGTCTGTGATTACTCCTGTTGAATCCAAAATGCTTCCTTACTCTTCTTAGATGTGTCTTCTTTGTACATTATAACATGCTAGTTTCTccccttttttttgttctggtgTTCCAACACTAGTTTGAGGAAAGTCCAGTGTCTGTGCTATATAAATAGCCGTCAGCCCCTCAAGGCAGTTTACTGCAACTGATCTGATGGCTCCATCCATTTTGGACTTTTTCAGCACAATCCACCAAAGCTCAGATTTCACAACAGTAATAATATGTGAGGCTATCTTTACCAAAAAACCTGCATTGCTTGTGTCTTTGTGAAGTCTGTAAATAATGAATGAAGAGTGTACACACTGTACCTACAGAGCACAACATACACATTCAGGAAGGCGTTGTTTCAAACCATCATAAGCTAAATAAACCCTCAGGAAGGTGGTGGTAACTGGAGGCACTTCCTGTACTCTTCCgtggcttttgttttttttttttctgttgactCGTTGCCCATAATGACTTACACTCTGAGGTATTGGTGTATCAGCTTGAGGTTTTCACACTTTCCTGTTGGCTTTAGTGATGTGATGTACAGCTTGgtatatatttttgtatataaAGAAATACAAGACTTATCTGTTATATGAGTCTGGTACAGTTAACACATTTTCCTCTTTAAGCGTTTTTGCTAGGAAAAAAAACgttatttattaattaaacgtgtttatttttatgtacaAAAGTACACTGCAGAGATGTGTACGATGCTGCCATACACAGTTTAAGATTGTATTATTCTGCTCTAAACATATTTACTGGTTCTTGTACTTTCAGTAAAGGTGGATGTATTAGTCTTTCCTTACATTAGTATGTGACATAGGTCTGCACTTAATCTGGAGACAGTTTTTTAGTAGTCTGTCCCAGAGAGATGCACTGCTCTCCATTCCTGtaacaaaagtgttttttttctacaggcTTTTGTCATTCATTAAACTTCCTCTGTCATGTGACATTGTTGTCTGACTAATATTCTGTAGACCAGTTAAATGAGTGATCATGTCGGTGATTCAATGATTGACGAGTGATGATCAGTTCCTTTGCAAACTGCTTTACTGAGGAGGACCATCAGCACAGCAGGTACTACACAAAGGCTCATGAAGGACAGTTGTGCACAAACACGCTGACACATGTCTGGATTTCCTCAGCATGTGCTGTTTGAACACCATGTTTTAGTCGCAGCCATTTTCTCTGAAATGATTACGATCAATTTGTGCTGTTCATACTCAACCACACGGCTTCATCTCTGGACATCGAGTGTCGACTTTAAATACCTGCTATCGTGCCACTATTGTTGCGCATGCGTAATAATAATGCAGACCCCACGTAAAGCCGACGTCACATTTGGAGGCCGGAAGTCGTAGCTGGGAATCCTGTCCGCGGAGAGGAATGGCTGGGCTGTTGAAAAAGGTACGAGTAGAGGTCATGTTTTGTATTTACCGATAAAAAATAACCACGACAAAGAAGTCAGGATTGACTATGCTAAAGATGTTTACGGTACACCTACTGAGGTTGGACACTCACGATAGACTTCGGCAGTTGGCCTGAATTCGGCAGTTCTGTGCAGTGTTAGCTAGCTAGTAGCTGTTTTGCTAGCCAGTGTAGCCCTGTTTTTGAAATGTAAAGCTCAGCTGTTACAAAAGAAAACTCACAGACGGAGTGAGACATGCTGATCATCTCGTAgcagtgttatttatttatttcttttaattgaTTTGCTTTTTATGAGCGCGAAACGACAATATTGTACATCGAGAAAGTAGCAGAACCTCTAACAGGTAATCTTTGTTACAATTGTAGATTTTGTGTGGAAACAAAACTCCCCTTACCAACGGGAAGTTACCGTAAAGCaccgttgttgttgtgaagaATACACGGTGTGACAGTGTCCATCATCAAAGATGGCTTATTTAAGCTTTACTCTATGGTCAAGCTTCTTTGCCTCACAATACCTGAGTTTTGCTGTGTAAGACGGATCATTTTTGATGATTGCACTTCTGGAAGTctgcccatgttaagttgtgactgtcactagtTACTACATCATCCACATGTGTTGAACGGCCATCAGAATGAAGGAGATTATGATCAGGCACAGCGAGAGTCCCACAGAATTACCATGCTGGGTTGGCACTGGCAATCATATTGTTGTCTTGCACAGTCTCAAATCCTGTTGTAGGAGTTTATATATGCCTAAAACGTAAATAAACATCACCAGACAACATAATCACTAGTTAACCTTTTCTATACACACGGGGTAGGTGGGAACACCACTAACATTAGCATATGACTAATATTTTCAAGGCAGGAAGGAAGACGTAAATAACTACATAAAAGATAGACTTGTTTTAATGTGtggatggatttttttcctcacatcaaGTTATTCTACAGCAATCACACACTCAAATGTAACACTATACTTTTTTTATCTGATGATCATGCTGCCACCTGCAGGTAGCTGCATACATAGATGTAGGAAAAAGACAGCATCAGACCAGACTCTGCACAGTATATGTAGTATTGGAGCCAGAAAATTGATTCTTCTGCATCGACTTACATTTTTAGTTTGTGTCCATTCCACAAAGGTGGGTTTTATCACCTAGACTGCAGACAACAACCAGATGTTCAGTCCTCATCACTTTTGGGGAGTCCCATCCATTTAGGCTGTAAGTGTGTCCAATAATGTGCTAGCTTAGCATGTATAGACCATATTGTAAGCTGCTGCTTGCGTTTTTTATGTGTTATCCTTCAGTGACGGTCCAGGAggcatttgtttttgtttagacaAGGATTGAATCTGTACTTATCATTCAGCAGAGAAGCTGATATTTATTTAAGTGACTCAGACTTAGTAAGTGTTTCTCCTGCTGTTCTCTTCCAGACGACCGGCCTGGTTGGTCTGGCTGTGTCCCAGAATCCTCATGAGGTAAGCAACTCGGTGAACACAGTGCTTAGCTCAGCTGTATGTAGCACAGAGCTTTTCCTCATCCCAGACTTAATGCATCAACTTTATTGATGGATAGCGTGCAGCATCAGAATGCAGCAGCTGTCCATGTTTAACATTTTAACTAATTTAATCTTTCAGCGGCTGAGGGTTCTATACTCAAAGATCCTGGCATCGCTGCAGACCATGCCGCAGGATGCTGCCTACAGGAAGTACACAGAGCAGCTAGTCCACGAGAGATTCAACCATGTGAAAACGGTCAGTGGGTGAGCAATGACGAACACATGAGAATGAAGAGGTTTGATTTGCTGAaagtttttgtctttcttttcacaGGAACCAGATGTTGAGAAACTGGAGAAGAAAATAAACTGTGGTCAGATTGAAGAGGTCATCTTCCAGGTGGGTCACTCTACATTTTGTTCTTGTTCAGTTTTATTTCCTGAAACACCCCAAATTAGTACTTGGAATAATATAGTGAGTTTAATCCCATATTATTCTTAATCTGGTTAAGGCAATATTCAGAATAAGGTGTTTATATTCTACAGTAGGAATATTCCTGTTTACATGTTATCTTTTTTAACTTGTAGTGCAACTATAACTGTAATTATTTACTGATACACCATTAATAATTATCTCCCAGCTAATTTAGCTTAGATCGCACAACAGTACTTTCACAGCAGTTTCCAGTGGCTTGGGTTTGTTGAATGAACCTCAAGATATACTGCAATTTTCTATTGAGTCTGCATCTGTGATCTAGACTAAAGCTgcatacagctgctgctgtgtgtatatttatcAATATTATGTTAATACAGTATAagtatgtgtgtaaatatttaagTATAATCGGAGATTAGCATCTATGTAGCAAATTTGCTAGTTAACATGTAAAAACATTGCAAAAATCTGAAACACACCGAGCTTTTGCTGTTGGTACATAAAAAGTTGActtgtgtgcatacatgtgcaGAGGATTGCACAGCTAGCCGTGTGAAATTAACAAGTGTGGATGGAATGTGTTCATTCAGCATTCCCACTGTTTCCAGCTGCATGTAACTATTAATGACAATGTTGCTGCGTTGTGCTCTGCGTGCAGGCGGAGTGTGAGCTGTCTCTGTCCAGGAAGATGAATGAGTGGAAGCCGTGGGAGCCGCTGATAGAGGAGCCTCCTCCAAACCAGTGGAAATGGCCCATCTGAATATATGTTTATTATGTcatgctgcttgtgtgtgagaTCTATACCTCTGCTTCTAATGAAGTAATAATACATTAAAGTTCTGCAAATACGTTCCATTTATTGTTGGGGATCATTGTCACATATTCACTGTTTTACACCTGCAACACACAAGCGTTCCTCTTTTAACAGACCTTTACAGAGTGATTCTTCAAATGTCATTACGTTGTGCTTACAATGGACATGTTGCTTATATATTCACATTTGGTCATAAACATCCCATGTATCCCTTCACAATACAAAGTCACTGGATTCGGTCAGATTTAATTAGTTAAACCTTAGCAGAGATCCAGCTGTTATAAATATGTCCATCCATCTAGGATATTAAGTAGTGTGCATAGAGCTATCTTATCACgaaaatgtcctctgtctgcATACCGATGAAAATCACAACGGACGACACAGCTGTGTCCTCTTCAGGCTCCACTGGTCAACAACTGGTGGCTCTCTGCAACAGCTGGAGCATGATGGGATAGATGGGGGCAAACTCCTTCCCCTGCCGAGCCCTGACAGACTGCACGTAGGCCTCCAGAGCACCCCTTCAATGAGAACATGGAATTGACGGTCTAAATACATTTCACTTGTTGCAGATCTAAGCAAAAAGATTAAGAGATAGAGATAGGacaattgtctctaggtgctttacaaaaacccagagcctgaacgcccgagcaagcagacagtggcaagaaaaactcccttttaacaggaagaaaccttgagtaCAATACAggacaaacatggcaggttGTCAAGCAAGCTGAAAATATTGTGTACGTATATATGGTGCCTGATGAGTTAATTACGTCTACAAGCATAAGGCACAGTTCACCACTAGAGGCTGCTCATATACTGCAGTTAaaatctgtgtgagtgtgtacacTAATAGTTACGTCAGTGTTAGTCTGAGCTGTGTGCTTCGGTTGACACAACCTCAAATGTGTGTAGCAGCACTATAAGCAAATGAAAAGCTGACCTGATGAGTGTGAGCCGGTCTCTCTCAGAGGGATGATCATCCAACCACTGCGAGTAACGAGCAACAGACCATTCCGCTCTCTGTTGGGGGAGTAAGCCGTTTAATATGGCGATTCAACACTTGTTTaaggtctgtctgtgtgtgtgtgtgtgtgtgtgtttttagaccTGGTGAGGTGACTTGAGCTCAGATGGAGCTCTGGTGAAGAGAAAGTGCAGCAGGGTGCTATAAGGGATCAGGTCCCCTACTGCTGAGCTGCTGGCTATCAACTCGCTGGTCTGAAACAACAGCGGCCtgaaatacaaaatatacatcatataaacataacataacatatcCATTTGTGTCTATGTACTCCACATATAGTCCACCCTTTGGTGTATGTTATATATGTAATTGTTCCATGTAATGAATTGAGTGTAACGTTAAACATACCTGAAGGAGCGGAGCATTCTGTATGGTTTTCCCAAATCAGACACTCTCCTGCACAGTGGAGCCGCAGCCATCTCCATCTGACACACAAAAACTTGAGTCAGTCTGATGAAGGTAATGAAGCTGCCCTGTTTACAAGAGAGTCTTCCTCACCTGTGCAAAGTCAGCAGCCAATCTCATCTTGCCGCCCTCCCCCAGCGGACGCAGCAGGCTGGCGTGGCGGATGAAGAGCTCGATGGCCCTCTGTGCGATGGATTCGGTGCTCTCGTAGATGAAGTCTACGCACTGGAAGTGCCTGAAGTAGTCAGCCATCACTCTGGAGATGAAACCTTGGAGCTCTTTCATGTACAGGGAACAGGGGACGTCCGGCTTGTCAGGGCTTGACAGAggcctaaaacacacacagacaaatgtcaAGGTCGCAAACATACACAGGTCCCACAGATTCTGAAAGGGATAAGAGGCCTGGCTGCTGACCCTGAGAAGTCTTCCTGATGTagggtgatgatgatggctTCTATGGAGTCACTCACAGACTGCAGGAGAGGCTGAACGGCACTGCTCATCAGGGCCTGCACCCCctgacagaaacaggaaggaaacaaaGTGAATCCTGTGCTGTCAAATTCTCTGAGGAAGTACACACAGAAACGTCTTTACAGTGTACCTGTTGAGGGGCTCCCTGTTGCTATAGCAACATATGATTTTGGGTGAGCAGAaggtacatacatacatgaggTTTAGATAACCGATCTACATTTAAGATACAAGGATTTTATCAGCTGCTGAAATTCTGGacctaggtgtgtgtgtgtgtataacagGAATGCTGCAGACATGGTCCTATCAAGTGAACCTTTCCTGGTGTGTTTAAatacaacaaccacaacacatCCGCTGTCATCGACAGTAGTTTCATGTTAATAAATCCTTTATTTGATTTGTTATAACAGTCTAGTTATGATAGCCTTGGTAACTACTAATCTAATTTATGGTTGCACACAGTAACATCTGAATCTTGTGGAAACATGGTTTTCAAATATAAGCCGAGGCATAAATGTAGAGAATAGATCTTAAAAGGTTTGAAGCAACTACTCACAATTCTGATAATAGGGGGTGGATTTTATAAATCTTAAGctctccattaaaaaaaactacacaataTGTGATACAGTATTTTTACAGCATTGATGATATTACCtccaaagaagaagagagcgcCTCTGCAGCCGCCGGTGGACACGAACCCAAACCTGAAATAATCTGCAAATACAAAAGACACATACATTATATTACACTGTAAGAGTTGACAACCCTGGTAGCAATGAAAGCTTAAATACAGAttctataataataatcctcGTCTGTTCAAATGTTCTATATCACCCattttttatcatgtttttcACTTTATGTGCTTATATCTGAAGTTTATACGACTCATTTACTGacattcttattttttaattgtttgaCTTCCTTTAGCTACATTTAAATGAGTGATTTGTTGCCATTCTCCTTGTTTTTAGTCTAGgcattttctgttgttgtcaTTTATGCGGCAGGACTCCACGCTCAGTAGAGATGTGTGAAGAAACAGGAAGCCAGGGAAAAACATGCAACGAGGTGTGaaattttttctttcttcccccCTTTTGATACaatttgtgttatttgtgttgCATACAAGCTGAAGTAcgtttaaccctcatgtgttgttcgggacatttttgtcctctgagagaattttttctgtttattttggccataactttgtcaatatgtggacaaattgaatcatttttcctcaataagcttaattttacataaattttgttaatatgattttaaaatttttcataggtcaacggtacactgtgggcaaattttaccccctaatgtgttgttcggggacaaaaacgtcccctaactttaacggttttaaaaatatattagataaatatttttttgaaatttttttgcatagaccttttaattaacttcagttctaatcaacagtagtgaaaaaatcattttcccccaagattttaaccctttaatcaccaattttataaggggtggtgctgaaaattgaaaaaaaaaaaaaaacacaaaatggctcatttttaatagaaaaggtgaatgtggactggattcttttgaacctttattacagtcttggtcatgtcaaacatcagtaaaaaaattgactttattgaattattagtttttgcacagcactggattttctttttttctcccattttgtcccatagacttacattataaacacactttttttgactgcacagccatggcactaaataatcatgcattcttgattgttggtggtttaccctgttggtaggaggtaaaatttattatttttacagttaacaacttaattaccatattaaccctttacctccAGGCCTGTgttcatgtagtgtagtttccggcttgtatatggagttatagggagtattttagcacataattgtgtgtctacacactgtgtgtgtatgttagagaggaagagagccatttgcacactgtcagggaaggaaagtcaggaaaataaagttactaagtaagtgaagtgtacctaattcagacgtacaacggcgatggataagcatgtaaaatgaaaacatccaggagttctggcgtctgaagttgtggatgggtaaaatagctgttttttgttttttttagctttcggaaaacacgtcctccagtagagtgactttacttttaggttagtgtctcagttgaggtcactgaattagtctaagtgaagtctaagtgccccttttccatggtgtgttgcgctccacacgaccatacgtacatgtgcatgttactaaatagacaccatagatagataacttgataacataataatcattgactaaccaaatctaatctacagtttagtcccctactaaaattagtattaaaagtagtttagtaaagtaaagtaaagtaa
This region of Parambassis ranga chromosome 2, fParRan2.1, whole genome shotgun sequence genomic DNA includes:
- the ndufa5 gene encoding NADH dehydrogenase [ubiquinone] 1 alpha subcomplex subunit 5, producing the protein MAGLLKKTTGLVGLAVSQNPHERLRVLYSKILASLQTMPQDAAYRKYTEQLVHERFNHVKTEPDVEKLEKKINCGQIEEVIFQAECELSLSRKMNEWKPWEPLIEEPPPNQWKWPI
- the LOC114432279 gene encoding SIN3-HDAC complex-associated factor-like, encoding MFGFHKPKMYRSMDGCCICRAKSSSSRFTDSKRYEKDFKSCFGLGEVRCGDICNACVLLVKRWKKLPAGSKKNWNHVVDAKAGSSMKATLKKIKKKLRPCQDKRVESELKRNNSDAHSTTSSASPAQSPSYSNQSDEGSDMELSPGSTSSLSFSFLDLTYWKRQKVCCGIVYKGRYGEVIIDPHLFKPCCQKKPSLHQPQEEGEGMEQAVSNVTSMSPHPIPQEEEDEDGSMTLV